A genomic window from Pocillopora verrucosa isolate sample1 chromosome 7, ASM3666991v2, whole genome shotgun sequence includes:
- the LOC131795741 gene encoding tetratricopeptide repeat protein 28-like: MGLAIENDNKRLLQLLRKTNAELKVITNSSSNLGNAYLEIAEKMGDKAGEGRSYCNLGNAYQSLGQFKKAIQYHQRDLEIAKEVGDKAGEGGSYGNLGNAYQGLGQFKTAIQYHQRHLEIAKEVGDKAGEGGSYGNLGNAYRGLGQFKTAIQYHQRDLEIAKEVGDKAGEGRSYCNLGNAYDSLGQFKTAIQYHQRHLEITKEVGDKAREGRSYCNLGNAYQGLGQFKTAIQYHQRHLEIAKEVGDKAGEGTSYCNLGNAYQGLGQFKRAFKYYQRHLEIAKEVGDKAGEGKSYGNLGNTYQGLGQFKTAIQYHERHLEIAKEVGDKAGEGKSYGNLGNAYQGLGQFKTAIQYHQRHLEIAKEVGAKAGEGISYCNLGNAYKGLGQFKTAIQYHQRHLEIAKEVGDKAGEGISYGNLGNAYQGLGQFKTAIQYHQRHLEIAKEVGDKAGEGISYGNLGNAYQGLGQFKIAIQYHQRHLEIAKEVGDKAGEGRSYGNLGNAYKGLGQFKRAIQYHQRDLEIAKEVGAKAGEGTSYCNLGNAYKALGKLKIAIQYHEDHLEIAKEVGDKAGEGRSYCNLGNAYQGLGQFKTAIQYHQRHLEIAKEVGDKAGEGRSYCNLGNAYQGLGQFKTAIQYYQRDLEIAKEVGDKAGEGTSYGNLGNAYGSLRQFKRAIQYHQRHLEIAKEVGDKAGEGGSYGDLGNAYQGLCQFKTAIQYHQRHLEIATEVGDKTGEACSLCSLGIIFECQGNLMMAFDCYYSSVELYDDIRASLQLNDQWKISYRNLYQGVYKGLWRINVNRGQVVKALLATEKGRAQALRDLMVTKYQPGDSLTPSASRISLRWVPLSTVFIAINGPCVYFWVCFGENNIQMREVHVNKYKYEDELKVFMQVLNKTALKEISKRDTVTIENPPLDSPTEEEVANDVIRVDVRHSQSSALKKLHDIIVTPIADLIEGNDEITFVPEGPFCLVPYAALQDSNSSYLSDSFRIRVLPSLTTLQLIHDCPADFHMKTGALLVGDPRFKHIIYEERLLAQLPGTRKEVEMIGRILNVSHLTGEMATKDEVLKRISSVALVHIAAHGKMETGEVILAPNTTRDNPQPQEKDYLLTMKDVMETGLRARLVVLSCCHTACGEVMAEGVVGMARALLSAGARSVVVTLWAIGDEETVEFMSFFYDALAKGKKASEALNQAMKCMREIEKFKEVIYWAPFVLIGDDVSLDFKEI, encoded by the exons atgggattggca attgaaaatgacaacaaacgtCTGCTTCAATTACTAAGGAAAACTAATGCCGAACTAAAAGTCATAACAAACAGTTCTTCCAATCTCGGTAACGCTTATCTagaaattgctgaaaaaatgggagacaaggccggagaggggagaagttactgcaatctcggtAACGCTTATCAAAgcctaggacagttcaaaaaagccatccagtaccatcaacgtgatctagaaattgctaaagaagtgggagacaaggccggagagggaggaagttatggcaatctcggcaacgcttatcaaggtctaggacagttcaaaacagccatccagtaccatcaacgtcatctagaaattgctaaagaagtgggagacaaggccggagagggaggaagttatggcaatctcggcaacgcttataggggtctaggacagttcaaaacagccatccagtaccatcaacgtgatctagaaattgctaaagaagtgggagacaaggccggagagggaagaagttactgcaatctcggcaacgcttatgacagtctaggacagttcaaaacagccatccagtaccatcaacgtcatctagaaattactaaagaagtgggagacaaggccagagagggaagaagttactgcaatctcggcaacgcttatcaaggtctaggacagttcaaaacagccatccagtaccatcaacgtcatctagaaattgctaaagaggttggagacaaggccggagagggaaccagttactgcaatctcggcaacgcttatcaaggtctaggacagttcaaaagagCCTTCAAGTactatcaacgtcatctagaaattgctaaagaagtaggagacaaggctggagagggaaaaagttatggcaatctcggcaacacttatcaaggtctaggacagttcaaaacagccatccagtaccatgaacgtcatctagaaattgctaaagaagtaggagacaaggctggagagggaaaaagttatggcaatctcggcaacgcttatcaaggtctaggacagttcaaaacagccatccagtaccatcaacgtcatctagaaattgctaaagaagtgggagccaaggccggagagggaatcagttactgcaatctcggcaacgcttataaaggtctaggacagttcaaaacagccatccagtaccatcaacgtcatctagaaattgctaaagaagtgggagacaaggccggagagggaatcagttatggcaatctcggcaacgcttatcaaggtctaggacagttcaaaacagccatccagtaccatcaacgtcatctagagattgctaaagaagtgggagacaaggccggagagggaatcagttatggcaatctcggcaacgcttatcaaggtctaggacagttcaaaataGCCattcagtaccatcaacgtcatctagaaattgctaaagaagtgggagacaaggccggagagggaagaagttatggtaatctcggcaacgcttataaaggtttaggacagttcaaaagagccatccagtaccatcaacgtgatctagaaattgctaaagaagtgggagccaaggccggagagggaaccagttactgcaatctcggcaacgcttataaagcTCTGGGAAAGCTCAAAAtagccatccagtaccatgaagatcatctagaaattgctaaagaagtgggagacaaggccggagagggacgaagttactgcaatctcggcaacgcttatcaaggtctaggacagttcaaaacagccatccagtaccatcaacgtcatttagaaattgctaaagaagtgggagacaaggctggagagggaagaagttactgcaatctcggcaacgcttatcaaggtctaggacagttcaaaacagccatccagtactaTCAACGTgatttagaaattgctaaagaagtgggagataaggccggagagggaaccagttatggcaatctcggcaacgcttatggcagtctaagacagttcaaaagagccatccagtaccatcaacgtcatctagaaattgctaaagaagtgggagacaaggccggagagggaggaagttatggcgatctcggcaacgcttatcaaggtctatgccagttcaaaacagccatacagtaccatcaacgtcatctagaaattgctacagaagtgggagacaag actGGGGAGGCGTGCTCACTGTGTTCCCTTGGAATCATTtttgagtgccaaggaaatcttatgATGGCCTTTGACTGTTATTACTCGAGTGTagaattgtatgatgatatcagggccagtcttcaactcaacgatcagtggaagatttcttATCGTAATCTGTACCAAGGAGTatacaaaggtttgtggcgtataaatGTCAATCGAGGTCAAGTTGTGAAGGCTCTTCTTGCcacagagaaaggacgtgctcaagctctgagagatctcatggtCACAAAATATCAACCTGGAGATTCTTTAACGCCAAGCGCATCCCGCATTTCTCTGAGGTGGGTTCCAttgagcacagttttcatagctattaatggaccatgcgtttacttctgggtttgcTTCGGCGAAAATAATATCCAGATGAGAGAAGTACACGTGAACAAATACAAGTATGAGGATGAATTGAAAGTATTCATGCAGgtactgaacaaaactgctcttaAGGAGATCAGTAAAAGAGATACTGTAACCATCGAAAATCCTCCGCTTGACTCGCCGACAGAAGAGGAAGTGGCCAATGATGTgatccgagttgatgtgaggcactcccaatccagcgctttaaagaagctgcatgacatcatcgttactcctattgctgacctgATCGAAGGCAACGACGAGATCACGTTCgttcctgaggggccattttgccttgtaccttatgcagcgttgcaggactccaactcatcatatctaagtgactctttcagaattcgtgtgcttccctctctgacgaccttgcaactaattcatgattgtccagctgactttcacatgaagactggtgcattgcttgtcggcgacCCACGTTTCAAACATATCATCTATGAGGAAAGACTTTTGGCGCAACTTCCAGGAacaaggaaagaagtggagatgatcggacgAATCCTCAATGTCTCCCATctcactggagaaatggcaacaaaagatgaagtgttaaaacgaatatcatcagtagccttagttcacatagcagcccacggtaaaatggaaactggagaagttatcctggcaccaaacaccacaagagataaccctcagccgcaagagaaagactatctactgacaatgaaagatgtcatggaaactgggttgcgagcacgtctggttgtacttagctgctgtcacactgcttgtggggaggtcatggccgagggtgtggtcggaatggcgcgtgcacttttgagtgccggtgccagatctgttgtggtaacattgtgggcgattggcgacgaggaAACCgtggagttcatgagtttcttctacgatgcacttgccaaaggcaagaaggcaagtgaagctctcaatcaggccatgaagtgtatgagagaaatcgaaaagttcaaggaggtgatttactgggcaccatttgtactcattggtgacgacgtcaGCCTGGATTTCAAGGAGATTTAG
- the LOC131781958 gene encoding large ribosomal subunit protein mL40-like: MATFIQKRVMSFFVRSSGLSIRQTLPARHNPSLKRKNKPLVRRKKRPTLSSLRKTAEVVPPIDPESLLNTTLLEASRQRRPVELSPEEKERRTLLLKEWSRHKMQEHKEDLQRFQELERCREEALKELKKSSPLLYEAAIKVDANFFPIEFKGPTETPPIPDYLAPDMEDVKAKNKGRR; encoded by the coding sequence ATGGCGACCTTTATACAGAAGAGAGTGATGTCTTTCTTCGTTCGCTCTAGCGGCCTGTCTATTCGACAAACCTTACCAGCCAGACATAATCCAAGTCTGAAGCGAAAAAATAAACCTTTGGTTCGGAGAAAGAAGAGACCAACGCTCTCCAGCCTCCGGAAAACTGCCGAGGTCGTACCTCCAATTGACCCCGAGTCCTTGTTGAATACAACGCTGTTAGAGGCATCGAGGCAGCGAAGGCCGGTGGAATTATCACctgaagagaaagagagaaggaCGTTACTCCTAAAAGAGTGGTCAAGACACAAGATGCAGGAGCACAAGGAAGATTTACAGCGCTTCCAGGAACTGGAAAGATGCCGCGAAGAGGCcttaaaagaattgaagaaaagCTCTCCGCTTCTTTACGAAGCCGCCATTAAAGTTGACGCCAATTTTTTCCCAATTGAGTTTAAGGGGCCAACTGAGACACCACCGATACCTGACTACTTGGCGCCTGACATGGAGGATGTTAAAGCAAAGAACAAAGGAAGACGTTAA